A region of the Nitrospira sp. genome:
GCGATACCCCCGCATGGCGGATTGCAGCAGGTTGCGATCCTCCGCCTTCATCGACCCCCCGGTCTTGAATTTGTAGTCGATGATGCGAATGGCTCCGGTATCCCGATGCCGGTCGATCCGATCGACGCGTCCTCGAATCTTCAGCGTCACAGACGGATCGGGCAGCACCTCGGCAATCGTGCCCTCGGCATCCAGCTCGAATGCGACGGGCATAAACGGCGTCTCAATATACGCGGCCGTATCCGCATCGACCGCGGCTGTGATCAGCGTGACGACATGCTCCTTCGCCAACTCCCACAACAGATAATGACCGGTCCGATGGCGCGCCTCGCAATCCTGCGCCGCTAGATCCACGGCCGAGCGAATACACCACTCCATCGTGTCATCGGTCACCGGCTCGGCCGGCCATCCGGTCGGCAGAAGCTGCTCGTAACAGCGTTTCAAGGCCGCATGACAGAGGGTGCCCAACAATGCGGCATCCGGCTCCTGCGCGAGGGTCCATCGCACCGGCTCCAGCCGCAACACATCGGCGGCAAAATACTGGAAGGGGCAGCGCGCATACTGCTCCAGGGGCGTCGGGGCCAACCCGCGTTCGGACAGCCGTGACCAGTAGGCGTCAAGCGGGCCGGTCAAGCCGTCATACCCATTCAGCACGGGCGCGTCGTCCTCCATCCCGACTAAGGCGCCGGCCGCATGCCGAAAGCCCTCGGCTTCGCGGCCGACCGCCTTCAGAAGGTCTGTCGGGTCCTGCCCGGTCAGCGCCATCCATTGGGCGAGTTCGGACGGCGGAATCAATCGTTGAATGGTGGAACGTTGCGCGACTCGATCCGTCAGCCGTCGCGGCACCGCTTCCGCCGATCGTCCGTCAAGGCCGGACCGCTCGAGCAATTCGTCCAGAAACGGAGAGACCGCCAAGACACGACCGGCCTCATCAGCCCGCTGATAGGAGAGCACTAAGCGGCGGCTCGCCCCTTGCGTGAGCAGTTCAAACAGCAATGTTTCCTCTTCATACCCGCCGAGCTTCTCATCGATCTTGAATCCGAGCGTCGCGTCGAGCACCCGCCGATGCCGATCACGCAGAAACGCGTCCTCGCGGATATACCGTGGAAACAGCTTCTCGTTCAGGCCCAACACACAGATCGCTTTGAAACTCAGCCCGCGAGCGGCCATCGCGTCGACAACGGTGACCCCTCGATGAGCGGTCGCATCCAACGGAATCAGCGTGCGTTCACATGTATGGGTCAGGAGTTCCACAAAATCCGCCCAGGACATGTCTTCCCCAAGAAGATCCAATTCCTCCAGCCTGGTCCACACTCCATCGATGGCGCTCCATGTCGCCATCAACCGCGCCGTGAGCGGATCTCCTTCGGTCTCGCCGACGCCGACCGGGTCCACCAGATGCCGGCGGGCCAGTTGGCGAGAGGCCGTGATCAACTGCCCGATCGTCCCCCGTTGAGGGAGCGCCAAACAATCAGTCACCAGCTCCGACACCACGCGCCACAGAAGCGTGATCACATCGGAGGCAATGTCCACCCCATCAACCGCTCGCCCCTGCTCTTCACCTTCCACTAATTCCAGCGCCGCTTGGGAAGCCGACTCCACTCGCTTCCACTCTTCGACTCCACGAGTGATCTGCAAGCCCGCCACCGCCATCCTCCATTGTTCAGGACGATAGCCGGCGGCATTACGGTCGAGCAGATCCGAGGCACAGAGCGGCGAGGTCACCACATCCAGCATTGTCGTGCGATAGAAATCGTTGAGCGGCAATGTCAGTACCTGCAACAAGACCTTGCAGAGAGGTTCTTGCATCAGCGGTCGACCGGCGGTCGTGACAAACGGGATGCGATATCGATCAAACATGCCCGCCAAGAGAGCCCGATAGGGATCCAAGGTGCGAGCCACCACGCCAATGTCGTCAAACCGATACCCGTTCGTCTCGACCAAATCCAGAATCTTCCGGCAAATCGCCGCCAGCTCCTCTTCCGCCCCGATGACGTTCTGCACGGAAATCGTCATCGGCTCATCGGAGCAGGGCTTATCCGGATCCGCCAGTTTCGTGATCATGTCGGAAGTTGTCGCACGGGGCTGAATACAGCGATCGAAGAAGCGCCGGGCAAATCCCCACCGCGGTCCCTGTTCAACGGGAAACAGCAGCGTCGTCGGAACGGCAGTGCTGACAGCCTCAAACAAGGACAACTGCACCTGCGTGAGATCGTAGAAGCCGTGATAGAATGCGTGCCGGAGGGAGGCCAGGAACGGTGAATGAGGAACCTCCGGAATGAGCGACTCGGCCAGGTCGTCCGGAGTGCCGACTCCCAAGGTCTTCCCCACGTCGCGAACGGCGGCGTGCAATGAAAACAGCGCCGTCAGCCAGGCGTGATCCTCCTGATCGAAGCAGCCCTCTTCGAGGCCGCGCAAGGCGATGGCAGGATCGACTCCGGCATCTTTCAAGTCACGTACGGTCGACCACAGAGCGCCCCACATGCCGGAGGACTGCCCAAGCTGTTGCAGCGGCGTCAAACTGGGAAGCCGGACCTGCACGATCTGCCGGACCAACTGTTCGAAAAAGATATCGTCGACGACATGCAAGGGAGATTGCGCAAGGCGGCTACGCCGCTCATCCGCCAGACGGAGCACCAGCTGATGGAAGGTCATGAAGTGGATATTGAGCGTGGCCTGCCGCTCAGCGGCCAGCACCTGACGCACGCGGGCAAGGAGCGGCGCAGAAGGAACGAAAATCGCGAGCGGAGCGAACGGATCCGTCGCCTTCGCCTGACTCACTTGAGCAACCAGCGCGGATTCGAGCGACGGATGAAAACGGCCGGCAATGACGTGAAGCATCAGAAATCGTGGCGTATGAACCGTGGTGTGTGACGAGCGGACACCGGACGGAGGAGCAGGCGGCTCACATCAACTCTCGATCGCGCGCCCATCACCATTCACGTCGACTAGCCCGTCTCGGGCCCCAGCAGTTCGCCGTTGCAGTCGACACAGGCCCAATCGCCATCGATAAACTTCATCGGGTCGCCGCAAATCGGGCAATCCGGTGGCGGCCCCTTATCGTAGATGGGCAAATCAGGCAATTCAAAGTTGTCATCGTCGTCATCAACCATCAGCTATCTATCCTTCTACCCCGCTTATTCGCGCGGCTTCATTTTCAAGAGCAACGCCTTTTCGGCGCTTTCCCGACTCGGCACACCGACAAAGGTCAGTCGTCCATCGATAATCGTGGCAGGCACCGCCCGCACCGAATGGCGATTGGCCAACTCAGCGCCATCGGGAGTGGTGATGTCGACTTCCCGGTAGGAAAAACTATATTTCACCCGCAGCTGCTTCCAGAGGCTTTTGGCCGAGGGACACGCTCCACAGCTGGGAGAAACCAATAACATGATGCTTGGCATAGTGTGTCTCCAGAAAGGTCGGTGGCGGATCTTAACACCCAGCTGAATGAGGGGGCAAGCCGCGTTCGGCCCAGGCTCGGCAGGGTCAACCCGCAGGGTCAACCCCATGGGCAGAGAGGAACCGGCCGCTCTGGTTTGACTTCCCAAACCGGAAAGCGCAGCATGGGAGCAACTCCAGACGATGAGGTGTTCTGTGCATCCTTGCTAATATCAGTCAGTCTTTTCATAGAATACGGCTTACGCCCTTCGCTACGCCCTCGTGGTTTCCGTTGCCATGAGGGCGTTGTTGTCTCCGCATCCGCGCCTCTCCCCCATCCATTCCCTCTACCTTCACCATCCTCTGAAAGGAGTTTTCAATGAAACGACTAGCGACTCTCTCTGCCGCCGCAATTCTGGCATCACCAAGCTTGGCGCTGGCGGTCGAACACAATGCGAGCTACCAGGGTATCGCCCAGATCTATTTCGTGTTTATCGCCGCCATCCTGATTTACGGCGTGTACGATTCTTTCGGAAAGACCGCGATGTATGTGGCGACGCCCGTGATTCTCGGCTGGTGCTACTGGATGCTTCCGCCCGCCTAGTTCTCGCGCACAGACCGCTGCTGGCGGCATCGGAACCGTGCTGTTCGGGTGCCGTCAGCGGCTCTTCATCCGTTATCGTTTGCCGTCATACCCCTTTTCCTGCCACCGCTCCAACAGTTGAATGCGCTTTTGCAGCTGCTCGGTCGTCGCCTGATCGACGCGACCGCCGGTTCGCGCGATCAATTCCGCATTGAGCCGACGGTGATCCACGCCGGTTTTTCTCGCCACCGACGCTACCAGGAGTCGATGCGTTTCGCGCAGATCGAGCTTCTGTTCGTGCAATGAGACGGCAATATCCCCCGCGACGGCGCCACCACCCTCCCCTCGCGGGTCTTCTTCCCCGATGAGCGAGTCGAGCTTCGCCACCGCATTCAACGGCATGTATTCTTTGGTGCTGGACACAGTGATCCGGCCGAACAAATCCCGTTGTCCGGCGGGCATGATGTCTTCCAGAACATGGTCGCGCTCCGCTCTGATTTGCCGGGCGTAGTGAACCAGGATCGGATCTTTGGGCAAATAGAGCCACGCTCGTTGCGGTGAGGGCATGCCGTCCTGCATGCGGACGAATCGGCCGACCACCTGCCGGAAGTACATCTCCGTCAACACGTTGGTCCCGTACACGCCCACCCGTAACCGGGGGATGTCCACCCCTTCGCTCACCATGTTCACCGCGACCAGCCAGGCTTGGGTCTTATGATCGGAAAAGGACGCGATGGTCCGTGATGCCCCCGGATCGTCCGACACCGCCACGACCGCCTTCGTTCCGGTGATTTTCCCGATCAACTCGGAGACCCAACGGGCGTGATCCTGGTCCATGGCGACGATCAATCCGCCGGCATCGGCCTGCTCTTCCTTGCGGAGTCTGGTCAATTGCTTGTGCGCGTCGGTAATGACCGGACCCAGCCAGGACTCTTGCAAGAGCGCCGTCTTCAACCGTTCGCGTTGGAGATCGAACTTCAGTCCATCCTCGAAGGTGGCCGTGTGCTCACGACCGTCGGAGAGCCAGGTCAATTCGCCTTCATAGCTGGGGAAGACGATCGGACGGCACACGCTGTCCTTAATCGCCTCGGTATAGCCGTACGCAAAGTCCGCATGGCTCTCGCCCTGCTCGTAACGGATAAACGGAATCGGGTTATTGTCGGAGCGAAACGGCGTGCCGGAAAGAATCACCCGAAATACCGCCGGATCGAAGGCCATGCGCAGCGCCTTCCCCCAGTGCTTCCCGTCTCCTGCATGGTGCAACTCATCTAAAATGAGGAGCGTCGCTTGGCTTTTGCACGCGCGTTGAAAGATCGCCGGGGCAAGGCTGACCTGCTGATAGGTCACCACGGCCCCGTGATAATCGGGGGCTTCGCTGGCTTGATCGTTCGTCAATGCCGGATCGAGCTGGAGGCCTATTTTTCCGGCGGCTTCCGACCACTGGGTACGCAGATGGTTAGTCGGACAGACGACCAGGACACGACGAACGGCTCCCTTGGCGAGAAACTCGTGCGCGACGCGCAGCGCAAAGCGGGTTTTCCCGGCGGCCGGCGTCGCCATGGCGAGAAAATCCGCCGTCTGATGGGTCTGGACGGCGACGAGCGCACGGCGCTGCCAATCGCGTAACGGAGCCGTCCAGGGAGGTAGGGTCTTCATGGTGTCTCTGAATCCGGGGCGGCACGAAGGCCGGCAGCCGCGGCGCAAGCGCGGGCTCCCTGATCTGCTGGCTCCTGATTGTCGTACGGTGGACCGGGGGCGATGACTAATCGATCCAATCTTTTTCCTTGAGCTTTCTCGGCAGATACTTTTTGGTCAGGTATTGAAAATCTTTATTGGCGAGCGAGTCCAGCTCGTACTTGAGCCCGCTGGTCAGCATGCGCTTGATCTCCGCTTGCCAGGCCGGCTTCTGGAACCATTGGTAGTTCATCAGCTCTTTCGCCCGCGCGATGTCCTTCTCGTTCAGCTTGATGCCCACATTCCGGGGCAGCTCGTACCGTTCCGGGTCGGCGCTCGACAGCCCGATGAACTTGGCTTTGGGGATGGCCATGCGCTGGCTTTCGAAGGCCAGATTGATCGAACCCTGCTTGATCACGGAATAGATGTAGTACCCCCAGGGATCGTTATCGACCAGTACGTACACCGGCAACTTATGCTCTTCGTGAAGCCGGCGCGCCAGCCGGCGGACTCCGCGCGGCGGCTGGCCGTTGCCGGTCAGCAGGACGCAATTATACCGGCGCCAGAACTTATCTTCCGAGAGGCGATTCCACTGCGTTCCCTTTTCCACGAGCAGTAGAAAATCGGCTGTGCAGCGGCGGATCTCCAGATATTCCGGTTCGACGATCGACGGGACCGAATACCCGCCTTTCCCGAGCTTGGCACAGTCCACTCGATCGCCGTCATCGCCAAACACGACCGGCCCGACGATGCTCCCGCTGTTCTCCGCCCGCACATGCAGCTCTTCGCGTAACGCCGCAAGCGACACTTCAAGATCTTCGATGACCGGGTCCGATTCATCCTGGGTATCGAAGGTGTTCTCATGGGAATCTTGAATCGTATGTTTTGTCCGGTAGTAGATTTCTCGAAGCGACGTGGTGAGGTCCGCCCGCTGGAGTTCAGAAAGGGCATCGGCAACGAGCACCGTCTGCATAAACTTCTTGGCCATCCCGACGTTGAAGAACGACCGGGCCTGCTTCTTACTCCCCATCTCAATGAGACCCTTGCGCTCATTGAAGGACACGTTGGACAGCGCCCGAATGGGAATCGCAAACGTCGGATCTTTCGACCGGTCAGCCGCCGCGATGACAATATCCGCCAGGCTGATGAGCTTCTTCTCAACGGCGGTCGTTTGTTTCTGTTTGGTCGCCATG
Encoded here:
- a CDS encoding DNA topoisomerase IV subunit A translates to MATKQKQTTAVEKKLISLADIVIAAADRSKDPTFAIPIRALSNVSFNERKGLIEMGSKKQARSFFNVGMAKKFMQTVLVADALSELQRADLTTSLREIYYRTKHTIQDSHENTFDTQDESDPVIEDLEVSLAALREELHVRAENSGSIVGPVVFGDDGDRVDCAKLGKGGYSVPSIVEPEYLEIRRCTADFLLLVEKGTQWNRLSEDKFWRRYNCVLLTGNGQPPRGVRRLARRLHEEHKLPVYVLVDNDPWGYYIYSVIKQGSINLAFESQRMAIPKAKFIGLSSADPERYELPRNVGIKLNEKDIARAKELMNYQWFQKPAWQAEIKRMLTSGLKYELDSLANKDFQYLTKKYLPRKLKEKDWID
- a CDS encoding thioredoxin family protein, which codes for MLLVSPSCGACPSAKSLWKQLRVKYSFSYREVDITTPDGAELANRHSVRAVPATIIDGRLTFVGVPSRESAEKALLLKMKPRE
- a CDS encoding exodeoxyribonuclease V subunit gamma; the protein is MLHVIAGRFHPSLESALVAQVSQAKATDPFAPLAIFVPSAPLLARVRQVLAAERQATLNIHFMTFHQLVLRLADERRSRLAQSPLHVVDDIFFEQLVRQIVQVRLPSLTPLQQLGQSSGMWGALWSTVRDLKDAGVDPAIALRGLEEGCFDQEDHAWLTALFSLHAAVRDVGKTLGVGTPDDLAESLIPEVPHSPFLASLRHAFYHGFYDLTQVQLSLFEAVSTAVPTTLLFPVEQGPRWGFARRFFDRCIQPRATTSDMITKLADPDKPCSDEPMTISVQNVIGAEEELAAICRKILDLVETNGYRFDDIGVVARTLDPYRALLAGMFDRYRIPFVTTAGRPLMQEPLCKVLLQVLTLPLNDFYRTTMLDVVTSPLCASDLLDRNAAGYRPEQWRMAVAGLQITRGVEEWKRVESASQAALELVEGEEQGRAVDGVDIASDVITLLWRVVSELVTDCLALPQRGTIGQLITASRQLARRHLVDPVGVGETEGDPLTARLMATWSAIDGVWTRLEELDLLGEDMSWADFVELLTHTCERTLIPLDATAHRGVTVVDAMAARGLSFKAICVLGLNEKLFPRYIREDAFLRDRHRRVLDATLGFKIDEKLGGYEEETLLFELLTQGASRRLVLSYQRADEAGRVLAVSPFLDELLERSGLDGRSAEAVPRRLTDRVAQRSTIQRLIPPSELAQWMALTGQDPTDLLKAVGREAEGFRHAAGALVGMEDDAPVLNGYDGLTGPLDAYWSRLSERGLAPTPLEQYARCPFQYFAADVLRLEPVRWTLAQEPDAALLGTLCHAALKRCYEQLLPTGWPAEPVTDDTMEWCIRSAVDLAAQDCEARHRTGHYLLWELAKEHVVTLITAAVDADTAAYIETPFMPVAFELDAEGTIAEVLPDPSVTLKIRGRVDRIDRHRDTGAIRIIDYKFKTGGSMKAEDRNLLQSAMRGYRLQPPLYARLLMPGKPAPSQVQFMFLAPLWDPPIARSTFDVGALSGESGRQIQQTLRMLITGLQAGRFFILPDTYCEQCEFRVICRREHQPSWWRSYRSDEVKALKSLRLQRLSEEPRGTDS
- a CDS encoding DEAD/DEAH box helicase family protein, with protein sequence MKTLPPWTAPLRDWQRRALVAVQTHQTADFLAMATPAAGKTRFALRVAHEFLAKGAVRRVLVVCPTNHLRTQWSEAAGKIGLQLDPALTNDQASEAPDYHGAVVTYQQVSLAPAIFQRACKSQATLLILDELHHAGDGKHWGKALRMAFDPAVFRVILSGTPFRSDNNPIPFIRYEQGESHADFAYGYTEAIKDSVCRPIVFPSYEGELTWLSDGREHTATFEDGLKFDLQRERLKTALLQESWLGPVITDAHKQLTRLRKEEQADAGGLIVAMDQDHARWVSELIGKITGTKAVVAVSDDPGASRTIASFSDHKTQAWLVAVNMVSEGVDIPRLRVGVYGTNVLTEMYFRQVVGRFVRMQDGMPSPQRAWLYLPKDPILVHYARQIRAERDHVLEDIMPAGQRDLFGRITVSSTKEYMPLNAVAKLDSLIGEEDPRGEGGGAVAGDIAVSLHEQKLDLRETHRLLVASVARKTGVDHRRLNAELIARTGGRVDQATTEQLQKRIQLLERWQEKGYDGKR